The genomic segment AAGCTTTTTCTAAACTTTTCTACATCTCCCGATGCAAGTGTTGCTACTGCATCGGGACCCGAATATTACAGGACTTTTGCGATTGCGGCGACAACATTATCAATATTTTTTGAATTCAGCGCGGCAACACAGATACGGCCTGTGTCTACGGCGTAAATCGAGAACTCGTCGCGCAGGCGGTCGACTTGTGCCTTGGTCAAACCCGAGTAAGAAAACATGCCGCGTTGCTTGGTGACGAAATCGAAGTCGTGGCCTGGCGCCTGTTCTTTCAGTTTCTTAACCAGCAGGTGGCGCATTTCGCGGATGCGCACGCGCATGCCGGCCAGTTCTTCTTCCCACAATGCGCGCAGTTCCGGCGACGACAGGGCGGTGGCGACTACCTGGCCGCCGTGGATTGGCGGGTTGGAGTAGTTGGTGCGCACCACGCGCTTGAGTTGCGACAGTACGCGGCCGGCTTCTTCCTTGCTGGCGGCGACGATGCTCAGTGCGCCTACGCGCTCGCCGTACAGCGAGAACGATTTCGAGAACGAGTTGGAAACGAACAGCGGGCCGCCTGCTTCTGTGAAGCGGCGCACTACCTGGCCGTCGGCTTCGATGCCGTCGCCAAAGCCTTGGTAGGCCATGTCGAGGAACGGCACCAGGCCGCGCTGGATGACGACTTCGATGACCTGGGTCCATTCGGCGTCGCTCAGGTCGGCGCCGGTCGGGTTGTGGCAGCAGGCGTGGAGGACGACCACGGAGCCGCTTGGCATGCTCTTGAGCGCATTGAGCATGCCGCTGAAGTTGACGCCGCGGGTAGCAGGGTCGTAGTACGGATAGTTGTTGACGGTGAAGCCGGCCGATTCAAACAGTGCGCGGTGGTTTTCCCAGCTTGGATCGCTGATCCAGACTTGCGCATCGGCGGTGGCGAAGCGCTTGAGGAAATCGGCGCCCAGTTTCAGCGCGCCGGTGCCGCCGATGGATTGCACGGTGATCGCACGCTTCTCTTGCACTACGGCGCTGTCGGCGCCAAATACCAGTTCTTGCACTGCCTTGTCGTAAGCGGCCAGGCCTTCGATCGGCAGATAGGTGCGTGGCGACAGTTTTGCAATCAGTTGCGCTTCCGCTTTTTGCACGCACTCCAGCAGCGGCACCTTGCCGTTATCATCGTAATAAACGCCGACGCCGAGGTTGGTTTTGCCTGGATTTTGATCCGCATTGAAGCCTTCTGTAATACCGAGGATAGGATCGCGTGGCGCCATTTCGATGGCGGTGAAGAGGGAGGCTGAAAGAGGTGCGTTCATCGTGATAACATAAAAAGTTGGCTGCAAAGTTGCATCTTGTAGCCGGGTTGAATGCTGTGCCGGGTCACGAATACATCGCTGGTCGGCGCGGATTTACTACCGTCTATTTTACCAAAGGTCGAGGCCCATGGCTGACATATCACAGGTTTCCAGTACCGTCGACGAGTCTAAAATCGTCACTTTTCCCAATTCGCCCTATAAGCTGTTTCAGCCGTTCGAGCCGGCCGGCGACCAGCCTGCGGCCATCGCCAAGTTGGCTGAGGGCGTGGAAGATGGCTTGTTTTACCAGACTTTGCTGGGGGTGACCGGCTCGGGCAAGACTTATACGATGGCTAACGTCATCGCCCGCATGGGGCGGCCGGCGATCGTGTTTGCGCCGAATAAAACCCTGGCGGCCCAGCTGTACAGCGAGTTTCGCGAGTTTTTCCCGCATAACGCGGTGGAGTATTTCGTCAGTTACTACGATTACTACCAGCCTGAAGCGTATGTGCCGCAGCGCGACTTGTTCATTGAGAAAGATTCGTCGATCAACGAGCATATCGAGCAGATGCGCCTGTCTTGCACCAAGTCGCTGATGGAGCGGCGCGACGTGGTTATTGTGGCAACGGTGTCGGCGATCTACGGTATCGGTAATCCCAATGAGTACCATCAGATGATCCTGACCTTGCGCGCCAAGGACAAGGTCAGCCAGCGCGATGTGATCGCACGCTTGATCCAGATGCAATACACGCGCAATGAAATCGATTTCGGCCGTGGCACCTTCCGTGTGCGCGGCGATACGATCGACGTGTTTCCTGCAGAGCATGCCGAACTGGCTGTGCGTATCGAGATGTTTGACGATGAGATCGACAGCCTGCAGCTGTTCGATCCGCTGACCGGCCGCGTACGGCAGAAAATTCCGCGCTTTACGGTCTATCCCGGTTCGCACTACGTGACGCCGCGCGCCACGGTGCTGCGCGCCATCGATACCATCAAGGAAGAGTTGCGCGACCGGTTGGAGTTTTTCCGTAAGGAAAATAAATTGATCGAAGAACAGCGCATTGAGCAGCGCACCCGTTTCGATCTGGAAATGATGCAGGAAATCGGCTTCACCAAGGGCATCGAAAACTATTCACGCCATCTGAGCGGCGCCAAGGCGGGCGAACCGCCGCCGACATTGGTCGATTATTTGCCGCCGGATGCGCTGATGTTCCTGGATGAATCGCACGTGCTGATCGGCCAGTTGAACGGCATGTACAACGGCGACCGTGCGCGTAAGGTGAATCTGGTGGATTACGGTTTCCGGCTGCCGTCGGCGCTGGATAACCGGCCGCTGCGTTTCGATGAATTCGAAGGCAAGATGCGGCAGACGATTTTCGTATCGGCGACGCCGGCCGATTATGAAAACCAGCATGCCGACCAAGTGGTGGAGCAGGTGGTGCGGCCGACGGGGCTGATCGATCCGGCGATTGAAGTGCGACCAGCCTTGAGCCAGGTGGATGACCTGATGTCCGAGGCGAATGCGCGCATCAAGAAAAACGAGCGCGTGCTGGTCACCACACTGACCAAACGCATGGCGGAACAGCTGACCGAATTCCTCAGCGATAACGGCATCAAGGTGCGTTATTTGCACAGTGATATCGAAACCGTCGAACGGGTTGAAATCATCCGCGATCTGCGTCTGGGAACGTTTGACGTGCTGGTCGGGATCAACCTGCTGCGTGAGGGTTTGGATATTCCCGAGGTGTCGCTGGTAGCGATCCTGGATGCGGACAAGGAAGGCTTCCTGCGTTCCGAGCGCAGCCTGATTCAAACCATCGGCCGTGCCGCGCGTAACCTGAACGGCACCGCGATCCTGTATGCCGACCGCATGACCGATTCCATGCGCCGTGCAATCGACGAGACCGAGCGCCGCCGCAACAAGCAGATCGCTTTCAATACCGCGAATGGCATCACGCCGGTCGGCATCAGCAAGCAGATCAAGGAGTTGATCGACGGCGTCTACAGCCCGCAAGAAGCGCGTGAGGAGTTACATGCGGCGCAGGACCAGGCCAAGTACGAGGCGATGAGCGAGAAGCAGGTCAGCAAGGAAATCAAGCGCCTGGAAAAATTGATGGTCGATCACGCCAAGAACCTGGAATTCGAAAAAGCCGCGCAGGTGCGCGATCAGTTGCATGTGCTGAAGCAGCAGTTGTTTGGTGCGCCTGGAGCGGACAGTATCGCTATTTAATTGTAGTTATTTCGTACCCGTATTTTGCAGGCCGGGTTGCGTTGCACTAACCCGGCCTGCATCTTTATCCACTCTGTTTTTAAAGCGTTTTAACTGGTTTATGACTGACTTTCTTCCTGCTTCAATTCGTGATGCTTTACGTGGCGTGCACGCTTCCTGGCTCGTCATTCTGGAGAACGGTTTGCGCGCAGTCGCGCAGGCCAATCCAGTCTACTTGAAAGACCTGGCCGCGACTGAGTATTTGCCGACCGAAGGCCGTATGTTCGCTGCCTTTACTCAACCGCTGGACGCTGTGCGTTACGTGCTGGTAGGCGAGGGGCCTTATCCGCGCGCAGCCAGCGCTACAGGCGTCTGTTTCATGGATGGCGCGGTGGGTTCGCTGTGGTCTGAGAAGGGTTTGTCCAAGCAGGTCAATCGTGCTACGTCGCTGCGCAATTTCATGAAAATGTTGCTGGTGGCTGATGGCCAGCTGGCGATTGAAAGCACTACCGGCGACGCCATGTCTGGCGTGGCGCAGCAAGCGCAAGCGGCGGGTTCGCCGGCGATCCAGTTGCTGGCGGATTTGCAGGACAATATGGTGGGGCAGGGATTCCTGTTGCTGAATGCGTCGTTGGTGTTTCGTTCCGACGTGGCGCCGGTGAAAGACGCCAAGGCCTGGCAGCCGTTCATGCAGGCGGTGCTGCAAGGGTTGGCCGATGCCGCAGAAGGGCGCGGCGAGCCTTTGCCGACGCTGGTGCTGTGGGGGAAAATCGCCGAGCAGTTGCATGCCTACCCGGTCACTGCGCGCTTTCCGAAAGCGGTCGCCGAGCATCCTTACAATCTCAGCTTTATCGGTAATGCCGGCATGCAAGCCTTGTTCGGCCCGATGCAGCTATTGAAACGAAGCGCGTAATTAGATCAGGCTCATCTGCCGCAGGTCGGTCTCGGCTTGCGTCGGGGTCTTTTCCGCGGCAGGCTCTGGTTCCGGCGCAAAGTCGAATTCCGGTGCGGCTATAACCGGCTTCGGCGCTGGCGCCGGCTTGACGCGCTTGGTGCTCACCGCTGCGGTCGACAGCCAGCGCTTCAGCATGTCGTCAAACAAGTTCATCATGGCTTCCGGCACTTCTTGCGTGTAGGCCTGGCGGATCACGATGCCATCCCACATTGCGGTCAGCAACAGCGCTGCTTGCTGGGCATTCAGCGCAGCATCGATCTGGCCGCGTTCCTGGGCGGTGCGCAGCATGTCTGCCAGGCCGTCCACCCATTCCGTCTCCGCCTTCTTGATGACCGCGCCAACCCGCTTGTTGCGCAATCCCTCTGCATAGATTTCCGTCATCAGGCCGGCATCGCTGATCGCAGCGTAGCGATCAGCGAAGGCGCGGGTGATGGCAGACAAGGCTTGCGGCAGGTCGTCGGTGTCATGAAACTCCGACAACATGGTGCGCGCCTGGCGGCGTTCATCCTCGGCCATGGCCGCGATGATGGCGTCCTTGCTGGTGAAATAGCGATACACCGCGCCCGGTCCCAGGCCCACTTCGGTGCAGATCTCCTGCATCGAGGTCTGGTGAAAGCCGTTCTTGCGGAAGCACTTGCCGGCGGACTTCAGGATGTCGACGCGTTTCTGGTCGGCTCTCTGTGTCGGTGATTGCGGTGTCTTGGATTTGCGGATGGCCATGCTAAGTGTAAGTGCTGCTCAAAAGAGGACTGTGCGGGAGGGTCAGTATTATAGGTTTAAGCGCCGCATCCTTGCATAAATTTTTTGCAGGAAACGCTTTTCTGCCGGGTCCATCCTATAAGTATGTTGCTTTTTTTCCTCGAAACATCCGCTTTTCGGTATACCCTGTTTTTCTGTGGTTGATTAAATGTTAACTACCCTGAAACCCAAGACTGGCGCGGGATTCCAGGAATTGGGTAATACCTGACGGATTCACTCAAGTTTGGTATACTGTCGTCACACTGCGCGATTCGGAGTACGGATGCGCGGATAGATAGCTTTAAGAGCGGAGATTACATGCGTCTGACTACAAAAGGCCGGTTTGCGGTAACTGCGATGATCGATTTGGCATTGCGCCAGGGCAAGGGTCCGGTGACTTTGTCCGCCATCAGCGAACGGCAAGAGATTTCTCTTTCGTATCTCGAACAATTGTTCGGTAAGTTGCGCCGTCACCAGATTGTTGAATCCGTACGCGGGCCAGGCGGCGGATACAACCTGGCGCGCAAAGCAGAGGACGTCACTGTGGCCGATATCATCATTGCGGTCGACGAACCGCTGGATGCGACCCAGTGCGGCGGCAAGGAAAATTGCCACAGCCCGGATCACGAAGGCGGCGGCCGCTGCATGACGCACGACCTGTGGTCGACCCTGAATTCGAAGATGGTCGAATATCTGGATTCGGTGTCGTTGAAGGATTTGGTAGAACAGCAGCACGCGCAGCAAAAGAAGACCCTGGAACAAAACGTGGTGGTGATGCATCGGTCCCACCTGGTTGCTTGATTGGAGCTCAAAATAGTATGAACGCACCCTTGGAAAAAAGCCTGATAGACACATTGAAGGCGCCTCACTTCCCGATTTACATGGATTATTCGGCAACCACGCCGATCGATCCGCGTGTTGCCGACAAGATGATTCCTTACCTGCGCGAGCAGTTCGGCAATCCGGCCTCGCGTAGCCACATGTATGGCTGGTCCGCTGAAAAAGCCGTGGAAGATGCGCGCGAGCAAGTCGCCAAGCTGGTCAACGCCGATTCACGCGAGATCATCTGGACTTCCGGCGCCACCGAAGGCAACAATCTGGCGATCAAGGGCGCAGCCAATTTCTACAAGACCAAGGGTAAGCACATCATCACCGTCAAGACCGAACATAAAGCGGTGCTGGACGTGGTGCGCGAACTGGAGCGCCAGGGTTTTGAAGCGACTTACCTGCAACCGCAAGACAACGGCCTGATCACCATCGAGCAGCTGGAAGCGGCGATCCGCCCAGACACGATTTTGATCTCGGTCATGCTGGTGAACAATGAAATCGGCGTGATCCAGCCGATTGAAGAAATCGGCGAACTGTGCCGCCAAAAGGGCATCATTTTTCATTGCGACGCGGCGCAAGCCACCGGCAAGGTCGTGATCGACCTGGAAAAATGGAAAGTCGACCTGATGACTTTCACCGCGCACAAGACGTATGGTCCGAAGGGCGTTGGCGCCCTGTACGTACGCCGCAAACCGCGCGTACGCCTGGAAGCGCAAATGCACGGCGGCGGTCACGAGCGCGGCTTGCGTTCGGGCACCTTGCCTACGCACCAGATCGTCGGCATGGGCGCGGCGTTTGAAATCGCCCGTGAAGAAATGGATGAAGAGATCGTTCGTATCAAGGCATTGCGCGACCGCCTGGCGACCGGCCTGCAAACAATTGAAGAAGTGTATGTGAATGGCGACATGGCGCACCGTGTGCCGCATAACCTGAATGTCAGCTTCAACTATGTTGAAGGCGAATCGCTGATCATGGCGATCAAGGATATCGCGGTGTCGTCCGGCTCGGCCTGCACGTCGGCCAGCCTGGAGCCATCGTACGTATTGCGCGCACTGGGGCGCAGCGACGAACTGGCGCACAGCTCGATCCGCTTCACCATCGGCCGCTTCACGACCGAAGAAGACATCGACTTCACGATCGAACTGATCAAGACCAAGGTAGCGAAACTGCGCGAGTTGTCGCCACTGTGGGATATGTATAAAGACGGGATCGATATCAGTACGATCCAATGGGCGGCGCACTAGAAATTCTCTGCGGCTGATTGAATTTTCAGCGCCGCAGCATTAAACAAGGAGCAGTAAAATGTCTTACTCAGCAAAAGTTTTGGATCACTACGAAAATCCACGCAATGTCGGCGCTTTTGAAAAAGGCGACGAGACTGTCGGTACCGGTATGGTTGGCGCGCCAGCTTGCGGCGACGTCATGAAGTTGCAGATCAAGGTCGGCGCGGATGGCGTCATCCAGGACGCCAAGTTCAAGACCTACGGTTGCGGCTCGGCGATTGCTTCATCGTCGCTGGTGACTGAATGGGTCAAGGGCAAGACCCTGGACCAGGCAATGTCGATCAAGAACACCCAGATCGCCGAAGAACTGGCGCTGCCGCCAGTGAAGATCCACTGCTCGATCCTGGCCGAAGATGCAATCAAGGCCGCAGTTGAAGATTACAAAGCCAAGCACGGCGAGCAGAAACAAGCAGCATAAAAGGCGCTGACGGTTATGGCAATCACACTGACAGAAAAAGCGGCGAAGCATATCAACCGCTATATCGAACGTCGCGGCAAGGGCATCGGCCTGCGCTTCGGCGTGCGTACGACCGGTTGCTCGGGGCTGGCCTACAAGCTGGAATACGTGGATGAGAAGACTGACGAAGATGCAGTGTTCGAATCGCACGGTATCCAGGTGTTTGTCGATCCCAAGAGCTTGCCGTATATCGATGGCACCGAACTTGATTTCGCCCGTGAAGGCTTGAACGAAGGCTTCAAGTTCTACAACCCGAACGTCAAGGACGAATGCGGCTGCGGCGAAAGTTTCCGGATCTGATCCGGATTTTTCGCTGGTTTGAACTACGGTTGAACTGCCAAGCCTGTTGAACCACAACAGGCTTTTGTTTTGTGGGTCCCCTGATCTGCCAGAGTAAACATGCAAAATCACTTTGAACTGTTCCAGTTGCCGCAACGCTTCACACTCGATACGACGGCGCTGGACCAGGCTTATCACGAGGTGCAGAACCAGACGCACCCCGACCGTTTCGTCAACGCCACCGCGGCTGAAAAGCGCGTGGCGATGCAATGGACCACACGCGCCAACGAGGCCTACCAGATCCTCAAGAGCCCGTTCAAGCGCGCCGCCTATATGTGCGAGCTGAACGGCGTCGCGTTGCAGGCGGAGTCGAATACGGCGATGCCGGCGGCTTTCCTGATGCAGCAGATGGAGTGGCGCGAAATGCTGGACGATGCGCGCGCCGGTAAAAACCTGGAAGCGCTGGAGCAGCTGGATCGCGAATTGCGTGCGGCCCGTAGAGCGGATCTGCAACACATCGGCGCATTGCTGGATGCCGGGGATTTCGAGAAAGCGGCGCAATTTGTGCGGCAATTGATGTTCCTGGAAAAGTTCGGCGAAGAGATCAGCAATGCTTTCGCTATCCTCGAATCTTGATTAACCAAATTATTGACTGAGTACTGGCATGCCCGATATCTGGTTATTCCTGATCGCCGCGATAACCCTGACCCTGGCGCCGGGGCCGGATAATATTTATGTACTGACGCGCGGCATCGCCCAGGGCCGCAAGGCCGGGCTGGTCTCCGCACTTGGTTTCAGCTCGGGCCTGATTTTTCATACGATGCTGGCGGTGCTCGGTTTCGCCGCGCTGATCAAGGCTTCGCCGCTGGCGTATTCGCTGCTGCGCTATGCTGGCGCTGGCTATCTGGTGTACATCGGCGTCCGCACCTTGCGTTCGCATTCGGCGATTCATCTGCAAGGCAATGTTGCGCCGATGAAGCTGTCCCGCATCTATTGGCAGAGCGTGATCGCCAATATGCTGAATCCGAAAGTGACGCTGTTCTTTATCGCATTCCTGCCGCAGTTCGTGAACGCAAGCGCCGGCCATATCCCGGCGCAGATGTTGCTGCTGGCAGCGGTATTTATCCTGCAGGCGCTGGCCATTTTTAGCGTGGTCGCCCTGTTTTCAGGCATGGTCGGCGCATTCTTCCAGCGCAAGAAATCGGCCGCCACCATCATGAACCGCTTGGCGGGCACTGCGTTTATCGGTCTCGGTATCCGCATCGCCCTGCCACAATAAAGCAATAAACGGAAAGCAAGACACCCCCATGGCACTTTTGCAAATCTCAGAACCAGGCATGTCCACCGCTCCGCATCAACACCGGTTGGCGGTAGGGATAGACCTGGGCACCACCAATTCACTGGTCGCTACGGTGCGTAACAGTATTCCTGAAGTGCTGAACGACGAAGCAGGGCGGCCGCTGATGCCGTCCATCGTGCGCTATCTGCCGAACGGCAATGCTCATATCGGCTATAAGGCGCAAGCTGCACAGACGACTGACCCGAAGAACACGATCTTGTCGGTCAAGCGCTTCATGGGCCGCGGCCTCAAGGACATCGCCTACGCTGAGAACCTGCCCTACGATTTTCTCGATGCGCCAGGCATGGTGCAGTTGAAGACAGTGGCTGGCGTCAAGAGCCCGGTGGAAATTTCAGCGGAAATCCTGGCGACCTTGCGCCAGCAAGCGGAAGATGCGCTGGGCGACGACCTGGTCGGTGCGGTGATTACCGTACCAGCCTATTTCGACGATGCGCAGCGCCAGGCCACCAAGGACGCGGCCAAGCTGGCCGGCCTCAACGTGCTTCGCCTGCTCAATGAGCCTACGGCGGCGGCGATCGCCTACGGCCTGGATAACGCCTCGGAAGGCGTCTACGTGGTCTATGACCTGGGCGGCGGCACTTTCGATATCTCGATTCTGAAGCTGACCAAGGGTGTGTTCGAAGTGCTGGCGACCGGTGGCGACTCGGCCCTCGGCGGCGATGATTTCGATCACCGGCTATTTTGCTGGATCAGCAAGGAAGCCGCGCTGGCGCCGTTGTCCGACGAAGACACGCGAGTGCTGATGGTGAAGGCGCGCGAAGCCAAGGAACTGCTGTCGACCAAAGCGGAAGTCACCATTGATGCTGTGTTGAACTCCGGCGAGCGCGTGCACCTGCTGCTGACCGCCGAAATTTTCGATGAGATTACCCAGCATCTGGTGGCCAAAACGTTGACGCCGACACGCAAGGCATTGCGCGATGCCGAATTGAGCGCCGACGATGTCGATGGCGTGGTGCTGGTCGGCGGCGCTACCCGCATGCCAAGCATCCGCAAGGCGGTCGGTGCGTATTTCCATACTACGCCGCTGGCGAACATCGATCCCGACAAGGTAGTGGCGCTGGGCGCTGCGATCCAGGCCAACCTGCTGGCTGGCAACCGTGCCGCCGGCGACGACTGGCTGCTGCTGGATGTGATTCCCTTATCGTTGGGTATAGAAACCATGGGCGGCCTGGTGGAAAAAGTCATCCCGCGCAATTCGACCATTCCTTGCG from the Collimonas arenae genome contains:
- a CDS encoding aromatic amino acid transaminase, encoding MNAPLSASLFTAIEMAPRDPILGITEGFNADQNPGKTNLGVGVYYDDNGKVPLLECVQKAEAQLIAKLSPRTYLPIEGLAAYDKAVQELVFGADSAVVQEKRAITVQSIGGTGALKLGADFLKRFATADAQVWISDPSWENHRALFESAGFTVNNYPYYDPATRGVNFSGMLNALKSMPSGSVVVLHACCHNPTGADLSDAEWTQVIEVVIQRGLVPFLDMAYQGFGDGIEADGQVVRRFTEAGGPLFVSNSFSKSFSLYGERVGALSIVAASKEEAGRVLSQLKRVVRTNYSNPPIHGGQVVATALSSPELRALWEEELAGMRVRIREMRHLLVKKLKEQAPGHDFDFVTKQRGMFSYSGLTKAQVDRLRDEFSIYAVDTGRICVAALNSKNIDNVVAAIAKVL
- the uvrB gene encoding excinuclease ABC subunit UvrB → MADISQVSSTVDESKIVTFPNSPYKLFQPFEPAGDQPAAIAKLAEGVEDGLFYQTLLGVTGSGKTYTMANVIARMGRPAIVFAPNKTLAAQLYSEFREFFPHNAVEYFVSYYDYYQPEAYVPQRDLFIEKDSSINEHIEQMRLSCTKSLMERRDVVIVATVSAIYGIGNPNEYHQMILTLRAKDKVSQRDVIARLIQMQYTRNEIDFGRGTFRVRGDTIDVFPAEHAELAVRIEMFDDEIDSLQLFDPLTGRVRQKIPRFTVYPGSHYVTPRATVLRAIDTIKEELRDRLEFFRKENKLIEEQRIEQRTRFDLEMMQEIGFTKGIENYSRHLSGAKAGEPPPTLVDYLPPDALMFLDESHVLIGQLNGMYNGDRARKVNLVDYGFRLPSALDNRPLRFDEFEGKMRQTIFVSATPADYENQHADQVVEQVVRPTGLIDPAIEVRPALSQVDDLMSEANARIKKNERVLVTTLTKRMAEQLTEFLSDNGIKVRYLHSDIETVERVEIIRDLRLGTFDVLVGINLLREGLDIPEVSLVAILDADKEGFLRSERSLIQTIGRAARNLNGTAILYADRMTDSMRRAIDETERRRNKQIAFNTANGITPVGISKQIKELIDGVYSPQEAREELHAAQDQAKYEAMSEKQVSKEIKRLEKLMVDHAKNLEFEKAAQVRDQLHVLKQQLFGAPGADSIAI
- a CDS encoding uracil-DNA glycosylase, encoding MTDFLPASIRDALRGVHASWLVILENGLRAVAQANPVYLKDLAATEYLPTEGRMFAAFTQPLDAVRYVLVGEGPYPRAASATGVCFMDGAVGSLWSEKGLSKQVNRATSLRNFMKMLLVADGQLAIESTTGDAMSGVAQQAQAAGSPAIQLLADLQDNMVGQGFLLLNASLVFRSDVAPVKDAKAWQPFMQAVLQGLADAAEGRGEPLPTLVLWGKIAEQLHAYPVTARFPKAVAEHPYNLSFIGNAGMQALFGPMQLLKRSA
- a CDS encoding TetR/AcrR family transcriptional regulator; amino-acid sequence: MAIRKSKTPQSPTQRADQKRVDILKSAGKCFRKNGFHQTSMQEICTEVGLGPGAVYRYFTSKDAIIAAMAEDERRQARTMLSEFHDTDDLPQALSAITRAFADRYAAISDAGLMTEIYAEGLRNKRVGAVIKKAETEWVDGLADMLRTAQERGQIDAALNAQQAALLLTAMWDGIVIRQAYTQEVPEAMMNLFDDMLKRWLSTAAVSTKRVKPAPAPKPVIAAPEFDFAPEPEPAAEKTPTQAETDLRQMSLI
- the iscR gene encoding Fe-S cluster assembly transcriptional regulator IscR, coding for MRLTTKGRFAVTAMIDLALRQGKGPVTLSAISERQEISLSYLEQLFGKLRRHQIVESVRGPGGGYNLARKAEDVTVADIIIAVDEPLDATQCGGKENCHSPDHEGGGRCMTHDLWSTLNSKMVEYLDSVSLKDLVEQQHAQQKKTLEQNVVVMHRSHLVA
- a CDS encoding IscS subfamily cysteine desulfurase, producing MNAPLEKSLIDTLKAPHFPIYMDYSATTPIDPRVADKMIPYLREQFGNPASRSHMYGWSAEKAVEDAREQVAKLVNADSREIIWTSGATEGNNLAIKGAANFYKTKGKHIITVKTEHKAVLDVVRELERQGFEATYLQPQDNGLITIEQLEAAIRPDTILISVMLVNNEIGVIQPIEEIGELCRQKGIIFHCDAAQATGKVVIDLEKWKVDLMTFTAHKTYGPKGVGALYVRRKPRVRLEAQMHGGGHERGLRSGTLPTHQIVGMGAAFEIAREEMDEEIVRIKALRDRLATGLQTIEEVYVNGDMAHRVPHNLNVSFNYVEGESLIMAIKDIAVSSGSACTSASLEPSYVLRALGRSDELAHSSIRFTIGRFTTEEDIDFTIELIKTKVAKLRELSPLWDMYKDGIDISTIQWAAH
- the iscU gene encoding Fe-S cluster assembly scaffold IscU, whose product is MSYSAKVLDHYENPRNVGAFEKGDETVGTGMVGAPACGDVMKLQIKVGADGVIQDAKFKTYGCGSAIASSSLVTEWVKGKTLDQAMSIKNTQIAEELALPPVKIHCSILAEDAIKAAVEDYKAKHGEQKQAA
- the iscA gene encoding iron-sulfur cluster assembly protein IscA, giving the protein MAITLTEKAAKHINRYIERRGKGIGLRFGVRTTGCSGLAYKLEYVDEKTDEDAVFESHGIQVFVDPKSLPYIDGTELDFAREGLNEGFKFYNPNVKDECGCGESFRI
- the hscB gene encoding Fe-S protein assembly co-chaperone HscB, with the protein product MQNHFELFQLPQRFTLDTTALDQAYHEVQNQTHPDRFVNATAAEKRVAMQWTTRANEAYQILKSPFKRAAYMCELNGVALQAESNTAMPAAFLMQQMEWREMLDDARAGKNLEALEQLDRELRAARRADLQHIGALLDAGDFEKAAQFVRQLMFLEKFGEEISNAFAILES
- a CDS encoding LysE family translocator, translated to MPDIWLFLIAAITLTLAPGPDNIYVLTRGIAQGRKAGLVSALGFSSGLIFHTMLAVLGFAALIKASPLAYSLLRYAGAGYLVYIGVRTLRSHSAIHLQGNVAPMKLSRIYWQSVIANMLNPKVTLFFIAFLPQFVNASAGHIPAQMLLLAAVFILQALAIFSVVALFSGMVGAFFQRKKSAATIMNRLAGTAFIGLGIRIALPQ
- the hscA gene encoding Fe-S protein assembly chaperone HscA, whose amino-acid sequence is MALLQISEPGMSTAPHQHRLAVGIDLGTTNSLVATVRNSIPEVLNDEAGRPLMPSIVRYLPNGNAHIGYKAQAAQTTDPKNTILSVKRFMGRGLKDIAYAENLPYDFLDAPGMVQLKTVAGVKSPVEISAEILATLRQQAEDALGDDLVGAVITVPAYFDDAQRQATKDAAKLAGLNVLRLLNEPTAAAIAYGLDNASEGVYVVYDLGGGTFDISILKLTKGVFEVLATGGDSALGGDDFDHRLFCWISKEAALAPLSDEDTRVLMVKAREAKELLSTKAEVTIDAVLNSGERVHLLLTAEIFDEITQHLVAKTLTPTRKALRDAELSADDVDGVVLVGGATRMPSIRKAVGAYFHTTPLANIDPDKVVALGAAIQANLLAGNRAAGDDWLLLDVIPLSLGIETMGGLVEKVIPRNSTIPCARAQEFTTFKDGQTAMAIQILQGERELVSDCRSLAKFELRGIPPMAAGAARIRVTYQVDADGLLSVSARELRSGVEASISVKPSYGLADDDISRMLQESFASADVDMQARALREEQVEAERIVLATESALQSDAALLSAEEQAAITALIAVVRTQTQGADHLAIKAAVEALAHGTEDFAARRMDRSVHDALTGKTLDQVS